Proteins from a genomic interval of Polaribacter sp. Q13:
- the uxaC gene encoding glucuronate isomerase, producing MKPFLNKDFILETNVAKILFHESAEKMPIIDYHCHLDPKVISENKNFRNLTHLWLDGDHYKWRAMRTNGVSEKYCTGDATDWEKFEKWAETVPNTLRNPLYHWTHMELKMYFGFEGLLNKDTAKEVWDLANEKLKTPAFKPQGLMRTMNVEVVCTTDDPIDSLEHHIQIAKSDCEIKVLPTWRPDNAMAIENGEAFNDYMVKLSGVSGVYINSFEDLIKALNIRHDFFNEIGCRLSDHGIEVFYAEDYVMADIRTIFFKARSGIELNSDEIVKFKSAMLYEFGIMDHKKGWTQQFHYGAIRNNNSRLLSKLGPDTGFDSIHDANSTAAMSKFLNTLDTEDKLTKTIIYNLNPSQNEVVATMIGNFQDGTIPGKIQFGSGWWFLDQKTGMENQLNALSNLGLLSRFVGMLTDSRSFVSYSRHDYFRRILCNLLGNDIENGLIPYDKELLSNMVKDICYYNAKNYFKFD from the coding sequence ATGAAACCATTTTTAAATAAAGACTTTATTTTAGAAACCAACGTAGCTAAAATTTTGTTTCATGAAAGTGCAGAAAAAATGCCGATTATAGATTATCACTGTCATTTAGATCCGAAAGTAATATCAGAAAATAAAAATTTTAGAAACTTAACTCATTTGTGGTTAGATGGCGATCATTATAAATGGAGAGCTATGAGAACAAATGGCGTTTCAGAAAAATATTGCACTGGTGATGCTACCGATTGGGAAAAGTTTGAAAAATGGGCAGAAACGGTTCCGAATACATTGAGAAACCCTTTGTATCATTGGACACATATGGAGTTGAAAATGTATTTTGGTTTTGAAGGTTTGTTAAATAAAGATACCGCAAAAGAGGTTTGGGATTTAGCAAATGAAAAATTGAAAACACCAGCGTTTAAACCACAGGGTTTAATGAGAACGATGAATGTAGAAGTAGTTTGTACTACAGATGATCCAATAGATTCTTTAGAACATCATATACAAATTGCAAAAAGCGATTGCGAAATTAAAGTTTTACCAACTTGGAGACCAGACAATGCAATGGCTATCGAAAATGGTGAGGCCTTTAATGATTATATGGTGAAATTATCTGGTGTTTCGGGGGTTTACATAAACTCTTTTGAAGATTTGATAAAGGCTTTAAATATACGTCATGATTTTTTTAATGAAATTGGTTGTAGATTGTCTGATCATGGAATTGAGGTTTTTTATGCTGAAGATTATGTGATGGCTGATATTAGAACTATTTTCTTTAAAGCTAGATCTGGTATCGAATTAAATTCTGATGAAATAGTAAAGTTTAAATCTGCTATGTTGTATGAATTCGGAATTATGGATCATAAAAAAGGTTGGACGCAACAATTTCATTACGGTGCCATAAGGAATAATAATAGTAGATTATTGTCTAAATTAGGGCCTGATACAGGTTTTGATTCTATTCATGATGCTAATAGTACAGCTGCTATGTCTAAATTTTTAAATACTTTAGACACAGAAGATAAATTGACTAAAACAATTATTTACAATTTGAATCCTTCTCAAAATGAAGTTGTGGCTACTATGATTGGTAATTTTCAGGATGGAACTATTCCGGGTAAGATTCAATTTGGTTCTGGTTGGTGGTTTTTAGATCAAAAAACTGGTATGGAAAATCAACTAAATGCCTTATCTAATTTAGGATTATTAAGTCGTTTTGTTGGAATGTTAACAGATTCTAGAAGTTTTGTATCGTATTCTCGTCATGATTATTTTAGAAGAATTCTATGTAATTTATTGGGGAATGATATTGAAAACGGTTTGATTCCTTACGATAAAGAGTTGTTAAGTAATATGGTAAAAGACATTTGTTATTACAACGCAAAAAATTATTTCAAATTTGATTAA
- a CDS encoding glycoside hydrolase family 2 protein, whose translation MKKLKRYLLVVVFFTTQLVVSQHQISTDNGVKTEIKYLSGTGSDNLVEWDFFCSEGRNSGKWTKIGVPSCWEQKGFGAYNYGSDDEKNRAKEIGLYKHTFDVSKDWKNKDINIVFEGVMTDAEVKINGKLVGETHQGSFYEFKYNISKLLKYGKVNLLEVKVSKVSANESVNHAERNADFWIFGGIYRPVYLTVAPKENIKRLAIDAKANGEIIADLFLDAKKAQAVSLSLLDIEGNKIQDLVVKSIQKEKLKWTVKVKASNILTWNPEQPNLYSLQVNLLGNKQKVLHIITQKIGFRTVEILEGDGIYVNGERIKFKGVNRHSFHPSSGRTTSKALSIKHVQMMKDMNMNAVRMSHYPPDVHFLEACDSIGLFVIDEICTWHNPMLDTKVARKIVKETVVRDVNHPSVLLWANGNEQGWNPEVDGDYAKWDIQNREVIHPWSIYKKTNTIHYSHYHSLINDSYSKEKILFPTEFLHGLYDGGHGAGLEDYWEKMWSLPQSAGGFLWDFADEGIERTDRNNELDLQGNKAADGIVGPYDEKEASYLTIKEIWSPIFIEERFIKDDFNGIFRVENRFHYTNLDACKMTAKWVKFDGPNGNLNPSVISGSNVLLPSLSPGVKDKFYVDTPENWKTADALHLTAVNPQGKEIFTWTYPVKTPKEVNLSKIEYSNKGSLKIETKNNQIQVEANEMTYLFSDKTGLLEQVKKGNKIIPLHNGPIILSQHDKIENVTVKSLENAVEITVVFEEKSRSPSWSTIKEKRSDIIKWMVHSNGLLDLKVEFKGFRNLKDFRGITFSFPEKEVAGMKWLGDGPYRVWRNRMKGTKFQVWENDYNNTVTGESGFVYPEFKGFFSSVYWTKLKGNNDNGFTVFCHSPHTYLRMLTPQKPKEDSKGRVSPEFPKGDISFVKNIPGIGTKFQKPESMGPHGNPEHYFGNDDEPISIDLTFQF comes from the coding sequence ATGAAAAAATTAAAAAGGTATTTGCTTGTAGTTGTTTTTTTTACAACGCAATTGGTTGTATCTCAGCATCAAATTTCTACAGATAATGGGGTTAAAACAGAAATTAAATATTTGTCTGGAACTGGAAGTGACAATTTAGTGGAGTGGGATTTTTTCTGTTCAGAAGGAAGAAATAGCGGAAAATGGACAAAAATAGGCGTGCCATCTTGCTGGGAACAAAAAGGATTTGGCGCTTATAATTATGGTTCTGATGACGAAAAAAATAGAGCCAAAGAAATTGGTCTGTATAAACATACTTTTGACGTTTCTAAAGATTGGAAAAACAAAGACATCAACATTGTTTTTGAAGGTGTTATGACGGATGCTGAAGTGAAAATTAATGGAAAATTAGTAGGAGAAACTCATCAAGGTTCTTTTTATGAATTTAAATACAATATTTCTAAACTTTTAAAATACGGAAAAGTTAATCTATTAGAAGTAAAAGTGAGTAAAGTTTCTGCAAACGAGTCTGTAAATCATGCAGAGCGTAATGCTGATTTTTGGATTTTTGGTGGAATTTACAGACCTGTTTATCTGACAGTTGCGCCAAAGGAAAATATAAAACGTTTGGCAATTGATGCAAAAGCAAACGGAGAAATTATCGCAGACTTATTTTTAGATGCTAAAAAAGCACAAGCTGTAAGTCTATCACTTTTGGATATTGAAGGAAATAAAATTCAGGATTTGGTTGTAAAAAGTATTCAAAAAGAAAAATTAAAGTGGACGGTAAAAGTAAAGGCTTCAAATATTCTTACATGGAATCCAGAGCAACCAAATTTATACAGTTTACAGGTTAATTTGTTGGGTAATAAGCAGAAGGTTCTTCATATTATAACTCAAAAAATTGGTTTTAGAACCGTAGAAATTTTAGAAGGAGATGGTATTTATGTAAATGGAGAACGAATTAAATTTAAAGGAGTTAATAGACATTCTTTTCACCCAAGTTCTGGTAGAACCACATCAAAAGCATTGAGTATTAAACATGTGCAAATGATGAAGGATATGAATATGAATGCGGTTCGCATGTCTCATTATCCACCAGATGTTCATTTTTTAGAGGCTTGTGATTCAATTGGACTTTTTGTGATTGATGAAATTTGTACATGGCACAACCCAATGTTAGACACCAAAGTGGCGCGTAAAATTGTAAAAGAAACGGTGGTGAGAGATGTAAATCATCCTTCCGTTTTATTATGGGCAAACGGAAATGAGCAAGGTTGGAACCCGGAAGTAGATGGCGATTATGCCAAATGGGATATTCAGAATAGAGAAGTAATTCATCCTTGGAGTATCTACAAAAAAACAAATACCATTCATTATAGTCATTATCATTCTTTGATAAATGATTCGTATTCCAAAGAAAAAATTTTATTTCCTACAGAGTTTTTACACGGTTTGTATGATGGTGGTCATGGTGCAGGATTAGAAGATTATTGGGAGAAAATGTGGAGTTTACCACAATCTGCAGGTGGTTTTTTATGGGATTTTGCTGATGAAGGCATCGAAAGAACCGATAGAAATAACGAATTAGATTTACAAGGAAACAAAGCAGCAGATGGCATTGTTGGCCCTTATGACGAGAAAGAGGCAAGTTATTTGACTATTAAAGAAATTTGGTCTCCAATTTTTATAGAAGAGAGATTTATTAAGGATGATTTTAACGGGATATTTCGTGTGGAAAATAGATTCCATTATACAAATTTGGATGCTTGTAAAATGACAGCTAAATGGGTGAAGTTTGATGGTCCTAATGGAAATTTAAATCCTTCAGTTATTTCAGGAAGTAACGTTCTATTGCCAAGTTTATCTCCTGGAGTTAAGGATAAATTTTATGTTGATACACCAGAAAATTGGAAAACAGCAGATGCCTTGCATTTAACAGCAGTAAATCCTCAAGGAAAAGAAATTTTTACTTGGACGTATCCTGTAAAAACTCCAAAAGAGGTAAATCTATCAAAAATAGAGTATTCAAATAAAGGAAGTCTGAAAATAGAAACGAAGAATAATCAAATACAAGTTGAGGCAAATGAAATGACGTATTTGTTTTCTGATAAAACCGGTTTGTTAGAACAAGTTAAAAAAGGGAATAAGATAATTCCGTTACATAATGGCCCTATTATTTTAAGTCAGCATGATAAAATTGAAAATGTTACTGTGAAATCATTAGAGAATGCAGTAGAAATTACCGTTGTTTTTGAAGAAAAAAGCAGGTCTCCTTCTTGGTCTACCATTAAAGAAAAACGTTCTGATATTATAAAATGGATGGTGCATTCAAATGGTTTGTTAGACTTAAAAGTAGAATTTAAAGGTTTTAGAAATTTAAAAGATTTTAGAGGCATTACATTTTCATTCCCAGAAAAAGAAGTTGCAGGTATGAAATGGTTAGGAGATGGTCCATACAGAGTTTGGAGAAATAGAATGAAAGGAACCAAATTTCAGGTTTGGGAAAATGATTATAACAATACGGTTACCGGAGAATCTGGCTTTGTATATCCAGAATTTAAAGGGTTTTTCTCAAGTGTTTATTGGACAAAATTAAAAGGAAATAATGACAATGGTTTTACTGTTTTTTGTCATTCGCCACACACATATTTACGAATGTTAACTCCACAAAAACCAAAGGAAGATTCAAAAGGACGCGTTTCTCCAGAGTTTCCTAAAGGTGATATTTCTTTTGTGAAAAATATTCCAGGAATTGGAACCAAGTTTCAAAAACCAGAAAGTATGGGGCCTCATGGAAATCCTGAACATTATTTTGGTAATGATGATGAACCAATAAGTATCGATTTAACGTTTCAGTTTTAA